A single window of Debaryomyces hansenii CBS767 chromosome F complete sequence DNA harbors:
- a CDS encoding DEHA2F20900p (similar to uniprot|P53616 Saccharomyces cerevisiae YNL066W SUN4 Protein involved in the aging process), with protein sequence MKFTQATIAAFAALSTVTLAAPAPAQDEDCATTQVHAHHKHKREVVYDYAYVTVTVDGNGKAVEGTATSLSTATSATQESESTSTTSIASTTSVEESSSAATSEASSTESSSSSAASSSSSASTGSSGSSGSVPTGDLSAFEDPSEDFEDGTISCSDFPSGQGVVSLDHLGFGGWSGVENSDGSTGGNCKEGAYCSYACQSGMSKTQWPSNQPSNGVSIGGLLCKGGKLYRSNKDQNTLCAWDENKASVVNNLSKTVAICRTDYPGTENMVIPTVVDGGSSSPISVVDQSTYYKWKGGSTSAQYYVNNAGVDWTDGCVWGTSGSGIGNWAPLNFGAGYDNGIAYLSLIPNPNNKDSLNFKVKIVADGDSTVSGDCTYENGKYNGDGTDGCTVGVTNGKGKFVLY encoded by the coding sequence ATGAAATTTACCCAAGCTACTATTGCTGCATTCGCGGCCTTGTCCACTGTTACGTTAGCTGCTCCAGCACCAGCACAAGACGAAGATTGTGCTACCACTCAAGTGCACGCTCACCACAAGCATAAGAGAGAAGTTGTCTACGATTACGCTTATGTTACTGTCACCGTGGATGGAAATGGTAAGGCTGTTGAAGGTACCGCTACCTCGTTATCCACTGCCACTTCTGCCACCCAAGAATCCGAATCTACTTCCACCACCTCGATTGCTTCCACTACTTCCGTTGAAGAATCTTCATCTGCTGCTACCTCTGAAGCTTCCTCCACTGAAAGCTCTTCTAGTAGCGCTGCTAGCTCTTCAAGTTCTGCTTCTACTGGCTCTAGCGGTAGTTCTGGTTCTGTCCCAACCGGTGACTTATCTGCTTTCGAAGATCCATCTGAAGACTTTGAAGACGGTACCATCTCTTGTTCCGACTTCCCATCTGGTCAAGGTGTTGTTTCTTTAGACCACTTAGGATTCGGTGGTTGGTCCGGTGTCGAAAACTCTGACGGTTCCACCGGTGGTAACTGTAAGGAAGGTGCTTACTGTTCGTACGCCTGTCAATCGGGTATGTCCAAGACTCAATGGCCATCTAACCAACCTCTGAACGGTGTTTCTATCGGTGGTTTGTTATGTAAGGGCGGTAAGTTGTACAGATCTAACAAGGACCAGAATACTTTGTGTGCTTGGGACGAAAACAAGGCCAGTGTTGTTAACAACTTGTCCAAGACTGTCGCTATCTGTCGTACCGACTACCCAGGTACCGAAAACATGGTTATCCCAACCGTTGTTGACGGTGGTTCCTCGTCTCCAATCTCTGTTGTCGACCAATCTACTTACTACAAGTGGAAGGGTGGCTCTACCTCCGCTCAATACTACGTTAACAACGCCGGTGTCGACTGGACTGATGGTTGTGTCTGGGGTACCTCAGGTTCTGGTATCGGTAACTGGGCTCCTTTGAACTTCGGTGCCGGTTACGACAACGGAATTGCCTACTTATCTTTAATTCCAAACCCAAACAACAAGGATTCCTTGAACTTCAAGGTCAAGATCGTCGCCGACGGTGACTCCACCGTCAGCGGTGATTGTACCTACGAAAATGGTAAGTACAACGGTGACGGTACCGATGGTTGTACTGTTGGTGTTACCAACGGTAAGGGTAAGTTCGTCTTATATTAA